A single genomic interval of Pochonia chlamydosporia 170 chromosome 7, whole genome shotgun sequence harbors:
- a CDS encoding lysophospholipase precursor (similar to Aspergillus terreus NIH2624 XP_001214505.1), which translates to MAARELIVILLNQTNEELTLDPQSPQLDQGEWMTDTPESEPPVEIRAGESGMWRCKSKHVGAGTVGSVSYRIVGYGDNDKISMSWDIRYVGPSKFEYAVESKDFAMRVLGGSGRQAVAVFVFAASCTAIEQRAAPDAPKGYAPASVACPSPRPTIRAATGLSDHETAWLKLRDNNTIPALKSLLTRFNISGLDTSTYIDNIVKDVNGGNKSALLPRIGVAISGGGYRALMNGAGAISAFDNRTSNSTTKGQLGGLLQATTYLSGLSGGSWLVGSLFVQNFTTVDSIVLSTSGFLSTLWQFGDSILEGPDGLRAGQYYRELHQAVEDKSDAGFNTTITDYWGRALSYQLVNSTDGGPAYTFSSIANDTEFKTANSPMPIIIALERAAGQLQVPPNATVIEFNPWEMGSYDPEAAAFAPLKYVGSDFNNGAVSRTAKCYAGVDNAGFVMGTSSSLFNQAFLQIGKVSGVPDFLTSALNRTLGNVGEANRDIASWPNPFYKYNSGSNKNANTTLLTLVDGGEALENIPLHPLTLKDRDVDVIFAVDGSADTQTYWPNGTSMVASYGRNSDAETNNTAFPVVPDVNSFVNLGLNRRPTFFGCGNSSAGALIVYLPNTPYTFFSNVSTFDLSYNDSDRDQIIGNGYNVATMGNGSVDGNWTVCVGCAILARSLERTGTKVPTVCADCFSRYCWNGTTNSTVPSTFEPQMVIESSGGWREGPWAGTVLLSLVLGMMLSI; encoded by the exons ATGGCTGCTCGAGAGCTGATAGTCATTCTCCTCAACCAAACCAACGAAGAGCTCACGCTCGATCCTCAGTCCCCTCAACTTGACCAGGGCGAATGGATGACCGACACGCCAGAGTCTGAGCCGCCCGTTGAGATCAGGGCCGGGGAGAGTGGCATGTGGCGCTGTAAGTCAAAGCATGTGGGCGCCGGGACCGTTGGATCTGTAAGCTACCGTATCGTTGGATACGGGGACAATGACAAGATTTCAATGTCGTGGGATATTCGCTACGTCGGTCCCAGCAAGTTTGAGTATGCTGTTGAGTCGAAAGATTTTGCAATGCGAGTGCTGGGTGGCAGCGGGAGACAGGCTGTTGCGGTGTTTGTATTTG CAGCATCATGCACCGCAATTGAGCAACGAGCCGCACCAGACGCCCCCAAAGGCTACGCCCCAGCCTCCGTAGCATGTCCGTCTCCCCGGCCGACAATTCGGGCTGCTACCGGCCTCTCCGATCATGAAACGGCATGGCTCAAGCTCCGtgacaacaacaccatcccgGCATTGAAAAGCCTCCTCACTCGTTTCAACATAAGCGGCCTAGATACAAGCACTTACATCGACAACATCGTAAAGGACGTCAATGGCGGGAACAAGAGCGCCTTATTGCCTCGCATTGGCGTCGCCATCTCCGGAGGCGGATACCGGGCGCTCATGAACGGCGCGGGCGCAATCTCAGCGTTTGATAACCGGACGTCTAATTCTACTACGAAGGGCCAACTCGGCGGGTTACTGCAGGCCACGACGTATTTGAGCGGGTTGTCTGGAGgaagctggctggtgggAAGTCTGTTTGTCCAGAATTTCACGACGGTGGACTCGATTGTGTTGTCGACGAGCGGGTTTCTGAGTACGCTTTGGCAGTTTGGCGATTCAATTCTGGAAG GGCCGGATGGACTGAGAGCTGGCCAGTACTACAGAGAGCTACATCAAGCTGTGGAGGATAAATCCGATGCTGGCTTCAACACGACCATTACAGATTATTGGGGCCGGGCTCTGTCTTATCAGCTTGTGAATTCGACTGACGGAGGACCAG CATACACCTTCtcatccatcgccaacgaCACCGAATTCAAAACCGCCAACTCCCccatgcccatcatcattgccCTCGAACGAGCCGCCGGACAACTCCAAGTGCCCCCCAACGCAACCGTCATCGAATTCAACCCCTGGGAAATGGGCTCCTACGACCCCGAAGCCGCGGCCTTCGCCCCTCTCAAATACGTAGGCTCCGACTTCAACAACGGCGCCGTCAGCCGAACCGCAAAATGCTACGCCGGCGTCGACAACGCCGGCTTCGTAATGGgcacctcctcctccctcttCAACCAGGCCTTCCTGCAGATCGGCAAAGTATCCGGCGTCCCCGACTTTCTCACCAGCGCACTGAACCGCACGCTCGGCAATGTCGGCGAGGCGAACCGCGATATCGCAAGCTGGCCGAACCCATTCTACAAGTAcaacagcggcagcaacaaaaaCGCGAACACCACGCTGCTCACTTTGGTGGACGGTGGTGAGGCGCTGGAGAATATACCGCTGCACCCGCTTACGCTGAAAGATCGGGATGTGGATGTTATTTTTGCGGTTGACGGGTCGGCGGATACGCAGACGTACTGGCCGAATGGGACGAGTATGGTCGCTTCGTACGGCCGGAATAGTGATGCGGAGACGAATAATACTGCTTTTCCCGTGGTGCCGGATGTGAATTCCTTTGTGAACTTGGGGTTGAATAGGAGGCCTACGTTTTTTGGGTGTGGGAATTCGTCGGCGGGTGCGCTGATTGTGTATTTGCCGAATACGCCGTATACGTTCTTCTCTAATGTTTCCACGTTTGATTTGTCGTATAATGATTCGGATAGGGATCAGATTATTGGGAATGGGTATAATGTTGCGACTATGGGGAATGGGTCTGTGGATGGGAATTGGACGGTCTGCGTGGGCTGCGCTATACTGGCGAGGAGTTTGGAGAGGACGGGGACAAAGGTGCCGACGGTGTGTGCGGACTGCTTTTCGAGGTATTGCTGGAATGGGACGACGAATTCGACTGTGCCTTCGACGTTTGAGCCGCAGATGGTTATTGAGAGTTCTGGGGGATGGAGGGAAGGGCCGTGGGCTGGGACGGTATTATTGTCTCTGGTTCTGGGGATGATGCTctcaatttga
- a CDS encoding cysteine synthase (similar to Aspergillus niger CBS 513.88 XP_001397047.1): protein MAKTDTILDTIGNTPLLQLRNIVPSNGARILVKVESPNPTASMKDRMALAMITAAEADGRLQPGGAVVEYTGGSTGVSLALICAVKKHPLYIVTSDAFAKEKLDHMRLLGAELTIIPSENGKQTEELTRTMIREAHLLAEKKGAYITAQMDNTDQLAAYSTLADELWEQAGGRIDAFVQSIGSAACLRGTSERLRHHSDKTRFVAVEPAESAVLSGGPTGAHNIDGIGAGYVVPLWQDGMADEIKTVSTDEARKMAFRMAREEGLFCGLSTGANVVAALQVAEGLGPDATVVTMMCDSGMKYLSNFSRHLEV, encoded by the coding sequence atggccaaaacCGACACCATCCTCGACACAATCGGCAACACGCCACTTTTACAGCTGCGAAACATTGTCCCAAGCAACGGCGCACGCATCTTGGTAAAAGTCGAGAGCCCAAATCCCACAGCCAGCATGAAAGATCGAATGGCACTCGCCATGATCACAGCGGCCGAAGCAGACGGCAGATTACAGCCCGGCGGCGCCGTGGTCGAATACACCGGCGGCAGTACGGGCGTGTCTCTCGCCCTGATATGCGCAGTGAAGAAGCACCCTCTTTACATTGTCACATCCGACGCATTTGCCAAAGAGAAACTCGATCACATGAGGCTGCTCGGGGCAGAATTGACCATCATCCCCAGCGAGAATGGCAAGCAAACGGAAGAACTTACCAGAACCATGATCCGAGAGGCTCACCTCCTagctgagaagaagggcgcaTACATCACCGCTCAGATGGACAATACGGACCAACTTGCAGCCTATTCCACGCTCGCCGATGAGCTCTGGGAACAGGCAGGTGGTCGGATTGACGCTTTTGTGCAGAGCATCGGGTCGGCGGCTTGTCTGCGTGGCACGTCAGAGCGTCTTCGGCATCATAGTGACAAAACTCGCTTTGTTGCGGTCGAGCCTGCAGAATCGGCGGTTCTGTCTGGCGGTCCAACTGGGGCGCATAATattgatggcattggcgCTGGGTATGTGGTGCCTTTGTGGCAGGATGGTATGGCGGATGAGATTAAGACTGTTTCGACAGATGAGGCTCGCAAGATGGCTTTTAGGATGGCGCGTGAGGAGGGTTTGTTTTGTGGTTTGTCTACGGGGGCGAATGTTGTGGCAGCGTTGCAGGTCGCGGAGGGTCTTGGTCCTGATGCGACGGTTGTTACGATGATGTGTGATTCCGGGATGAAGTATTTGTCTAACTTTTCGCGACATTTGGAAGTTTAG
- a CDS encoding major facilitator superfamily protein (similar to Coccidioides posadasii C735 delta SOWgp XP_003067154.1) has product MSSQPKTPSLKQESLHECEEAANTMESSTSRQELNRILTRIDWRLLPALGLIYGISLMDRKNTANAAVAGMLVDLNIVSGNGYNIITLSFFLSNVLSQPVMAVLCRKVGPRPFLSGVCIAWGAVVIGLGFVQSWVVQVPLRLLLGVFEAGFGPGAIYLLSTWYTRYEVGRRYSIFYLSGCILAALSGVLAYGLMQLNGRGGLEGWRWIFILEGVITCAVGILAYFLIVKFPDEELTKPSPWFLKPDELKTVISRLDADRGDVDAEPFQWRRFIGPAKQVEIWCFAFLFFLATTVSYSFAFFLPIVLQQSLKFSVVQSQCLSTPPYFLAALYMFAGSWVGDRYHKRALIIQANSLVSMIGLPIMGFHPNPSVRYFGIFLAVAGVNANVPAIMAWQANNVRGQWQRAFSSTTLTIFASIGGIAGSLVFRSQDKPEYVPGMIACLT; this is encoded by the exons ATGTCTTCTCAACCCAAAACACCTTCTCTTAAACAGGAAAGCCTCCATGAATGCGAGGAGGCAGCAAATACCATGGAATCCAGCACTTCTCGCCAAGAGTTGAACCGTATTCTAACCCGAATAGACTGGAGGCTACTTCCGGCTCTAGGGCTCATATATGGCATCTCACTAATGGATCGCAAAAATACGGCCAACGCAGCCGTCGCGGGCATGTTAGTCGATCTCAATATCGTGTCCGGCAACGGATACAATATCATCACATTGAGTTTCTTTCTATCAAACGTGCTATCACAACCTGTGATGGCAGTTTTATGCCGCAAGGTTGGACCACGGCCATTTTTATCCGGTGTGTGTATAGCTTGGGGCGCAGTTGTCATTGGGCTGGGCTTCGTGCAGAGCTGGGTGGTCCAGGTTCCACTGCGTCTTCTGCTGGGAGTATTTGAGGCTGGTTTTGGACCTGGCGCCATTTACTTGCTGTCTACGTGGTATACAAGAT ACGAGGTTGGCCGTCGATACTCCATTTTCTACTTGAGCGGGTGTATTCTCGCCGCGCTATCTGGAGTTTTGGCCTACGGACTTATGCAGCTAAATGGCCGGGGAGGACTAGAAGGCTGGAGATG gatcttcatcttggaagGCGTCATAACTTGTGCAGTCGGCATACTCGCATACTTCTTAATAGTCAAGTTCCCCGACGAAGAGTTGACGAAACCGAGTCCTTGGTTCCTCAAGCCGGACGAACTTAAAACAGTTATAAGCCGTCTCGATGCCGATCGAGGTGACGTCGACGCAGAACCATTCCAGTGGAGGCGATTTATCGGACCAGCCAAACAAGTCGAAATCTGGTGCtttgcctttcttttctt CCTCGCCACCACCGTATCATAttccttcgccttcttcctaCCCATTGTCCTCCAGCAAAGCCTCAAATTCAGCGTCGTGCAATCTCAATGTCTAAGCACACCGCCATATTTCCTCGCCGCTCTGTACATGTTTGCGGGATCTTGGGTCGGTGATCGCTACCACAAAAGAGCTCTCATTATCCAAGCAAACTCTCTCGTCAGCATGATCGGCTTGCCTATCATGGGGTTCCACCCTAATCCGTCTGTGCGATACTTTGGTATTTTCCTGGCTGTGGCGGGAGTGAATGCCAATGTGCCAGCTATTATGGCATGGCAG GCGAATAACGTTCGTGGCCAGTGGCAGAGAGCCTTCTCGTCAACTACGTTGACCATCTTTGCTAGCATTGGCGGTATAGCTGGTAGTCTTGTTTTCAGAAGCCAGGACAAGCCGGAGTATGTGCCTGGCATGATTGCTTGCTTAACGTAA
- a CDS encoding kelch repeat protein (similar to Neofusicoccum parvum UCRNP2 XP_007585303.1), with translation MRRWALAVLLTALAWYNVVLATAVRAVSEKRDDNSITKPFQRRALHSVGVIGKYLYIEGGETSGYIDGQRTGKSDSYVLNHTLSIRLDQSWSLASVKYTEIQEHKPPPVNKFFMWSDTKSDVLYRYGGAVGYGVDLSLDSDINSALWKFTPDNQGAGSWTTETPSNQDVFNAMVLNTRGAAAFCPGDQLGFVVGGYGTSSTDKRFKGVDWPTSVNTPGMLRYDAKTQIWSNESTTAMSPKGVFTTGEALCVSGFVNNSLLFVIGGYTSGLNDFTNITFYDTKEKKWYWQATTGTIPRGRELFCAVGATSRNATYEIFIHGGRNQADGSFSDTYVLTIPGFHWINTGLSGSNRIDHTCTVVGNRQMLISGGIPLEWDWKPTDPWVSALGIVDMTSLQWSDSYDAKAAEYDSPQKIKDWYNNGNLASVSWSTPEVKELFSQRKGPSPGSPTAPSPTPPIAEQPSPGASPTPVGAIAGGSIGGVVVLAVIGLWFWRRKRKERKQPTEEVNDEGGHERGPTGAELHGQSKPQELPAKSYNSAVYEMPG, from the exons ATGAGGCGCTGGGCTCTAGCAGTACTGCTAACAGCACTTGCCTGGTATAATGTGGTCTTGGCAACAGCCGTACGCGCTGTTTCTGAGAAACGGGACGATAATTCGATAACAAAACCATTTCAGCGGAGGGCATTACATTCAG TCGGTGTCATTGGCAAATACTTGTATATTGAAGGAGGGGAAACATCTGGATACATTGATGGCCAACGGACTGGCAAATCCGATTCATACGTTC TCAACCACACCCTTTCCATCCGCCTCGACCAGTCTTGGAGTCTAGCCTCCGTCAAATACACCGAAATCCAAGAACACAAGCCGCCTCCCGTCAACAAATTTTTCATGTGGTCTGACACAAAATCCGACGTGTTGTACCGCTATGGCGGCGCTGTAGGATATGGAGTCGATCTCTCTCTCGATAGCGACATCAATAGTGCGCTTTGGAAGTTTACCCCAGACAACCAAGGCGCAGGGTCTTGGACAACCGAGACACCATCCAACCAAGACGTGTTCAACGCCATGGTGCTCAATACTCGTGGAGCCGCGGCGTTTTGTCCAGGTGAccaacttggcttcgtcGTGGGAGGTTACGGAACCAGCTCAACAGATAAGCGTTTCAAAGGGGTGGACTGGCCAACTTCTGTTAATACACCGGGCATGCTTAGATACGACGCCAAAACCCAAATTTGGTCCAACGAGTCAACCACAGCCATGAGCCCCAAGGGCGTATTTACAACAGGTGAGGCGCTTTGCGTGTCAGGATTTGTGAATAACTCGCTCCTTTTTGTGATTGGCGGTTATACATCTGGGCTCAATGACTTCACGAATATTACGTTTTATGAcacaaaggagaagaagtggtACTGGCAGGCAACCACTGGCACTATCCCGAGGGGCCGTGAGCTATTCTGCGCCGTGGGAGCGACTAGTCGCAATGCCACATATGAGAT CTTCATCCACGGAGGAAGAAACCAAGCCGACGGCTCCTTCAGCGACACCTATGTCCTAACCATCCCCGGATTTCACTGGATAAACACTGGTCTCAGCGGCTCCAATCGAATAGATCACACATGCACCGTCGTTGGGAACAGACAAATGCTGATTTCCGGTGGTATCCCGCTCGAATGGGACTGGAAGCCCACGGACCCGTGGGTGAGCGCACTCGGAATCGTAGACATGACTTCCCTCCAATGGAGTGATAGCTACGACGCAAAGGCCGCCGAGTATGATTCGCCGCAAAAGATCAAGGATTGGTACAACAATGG GAACCTTGCCTCCGTTTCCTGGAGCACCCCCGAGGTGAAGGAGCTGTTTAGCCAAAGAAAAG GCCCAAGCCCAGGAAGTCCGACGGCGCCATCCCCGACGCCACCAATTGCTGAGCAACCGAGCCCAGGGGCATCTCCCACACCAGTTGGCGCAATTGCGGGCGGCAGTATTGGTGGCGTGGTAGTCTTGGCAGTGATAGGTCTTTGGTTTTGGCGTCGcaaaaggaaggaaaggaagcaGCCGACCGAAGAGGTCAACGATGAAGGTGGCCACGAGAGAGGTCCTACAGGGGCTGAATTACATGGTCAGAGTAAACCTCAGGAGTTGCCTGCGAAATCATATAACAGCGCAGTATATGAGATGCCGGGATAA
- a CDS encoding glycerol-3-phosphate dehydrogenase, mitochondrial precursor (similar to Aspergillus terreus NIH2624 XP_001217086.1): protein MPPRLNKLWRPVAAATAVTAVTLGGTVIYSRANKNLSHDKAVVPVQRDNKGKIVPPAFSAVKSRAEQLAELRRHNKKDAEYDVLIIGGGATGTGIALDAVTRGLKVAVVERDDFSAGTSSKSTKLVHGGVRYLEKAVWNLDYPQLELVIEALRERRGFLNIAPHLSSSLPILLPLQSWFQAPYLWAGCKMYDLLAGSQGLESSYLLSRSKAIDSFPLLKKDKLVGALVYYDGQHNDSRMNVSLALTASLYGATILNHVEVTGLEKDADGKICGAQVRDLMTDDESSSQPFTVRAKGVINATGPFTDAVEKMDDPERKEIVAPASGAHVMLPGKLCPKGMGILDAATSDGRVVFVLPWQGMTVAGTTDNACVVEKEPVARQDDVDFILKEVSKLLEPESVLTRDDVLATWSGIRPLVRDPKAGNTESLVRSHLVTVSPSGLLTCAGGKWTTYRQMAEDAVDEAIKTFNLTPQSIALPDLSGYNLPGTITNGKCKTLTTPVLGSHGYSTALPSQLMESYPLDADIAHHLATNYGDRAWAVLAASPSVTRLAPSFPFIESELRHAVRSEAACTAADVISRRTRLAFLDVDVALHALPRVIDVMGEELQWSEGRKQREWRDTVQFMKSMGLDEDKLTVTREEVLNGQVRARRTLGGKETAKEGIQIPLGRELEAGAMRNAA from the exons ATGCCGCCTCGACTCAACAAGCTCTGGCGTCCCGTCGCCGCGGCCACCGCCGTCACGGCCGTCACCCTCGGCGGAACAGTTATTTACTCCCGCGCCAACAAGAATCTCTCGCACGACAAGGCCGTCGTGCCCGTCCAGCGCGACAACAAGGGTAAAATCGTCCCGCCTGCGTTCTCAGCCGTCAAAAGTCGCGCTGAACAGCTCGCCGAGCTGAGGAGACACAACAAAAAGGACGCCGAGTACGATGTCCTCATTATCGGAGGCGGTGCCACTGGCACGGGTATTGCGCTGGACGCCGTAACGCGAGGATTAAAGGTCGCCGTGGTTGAGCGAGACGACTTCTCTGCCGGGACGAGCTCCAAGAGCACCAAGCTTGTACACGGTGGAGTGCGATATCTCGAAAAGGCCGTCTGGAATCTTGACTACCCGCAGCTGGAACTTGTCATTGAGGCGCTCCGTGAGCGAAGGGGCTTTTTGAACATTGCACCTCACTTGTCTAGTTCTCTTCCCATCCTGTTGCCTCTGCAAAGCTGGTTCCAGGCGCCGTACCTCTGGGCCGGATGCAAAATGTACGATTTACTCGCCGGTTCTCAAGGACTGGAATCGTCCTACTTGCTCAGCCGTAGCAAGGCGATCGATTCGTTCCCCCTGCTCAAGAAGGATAAACTGGTCGGCGCGCTCGTCTACTACGACGGCCAGCACAACGACTCTCGTATGAATGTGTCTCTCGCCCTGACTGCTTCGCTGTACGGCGCCACGATCCTAAACCACGTCGAGGTCACGGGCTTGGAAAAGGATGCCGATGGCAAGATCTGCGGCGCCCAGGTGCGCGATCTCATGACCGACGACGAATCTTCCTCTCAGCCATTCACTGTCCGCGCAAAGGGTGTCATCAACGCTACTGGTCCGTTTACCGACGCCGTTGAGAAGATGGACGATCCGGAGCGCAAGGAAATCGTTGCCCCTGCATCAGGTGCCCACGTCATGCTGCCTGGAAAATTGTGCCCCAAGGGAATGGGGATCTTGGATGCGGCCACCTCTGACGGACGAGTCGTCTTTGTCTTGCCTTGGCAGGGAATGACGGTGGCTGGTACCACGGATAATGCTTGTGTCGTGGAAAAGGAACCTGTTGCGCGACAGGACGACGTTGATTTCATCCTCAAGGAGGTTAGCAAGTTGTTGGAGCCGGAGAGTGTTTTGACCCGCGACGACGTCCTTGCtacttggtctg GCATCCGACCATTAGTTCGTGACCCCAAAGCCGGCAACACCGAATCCCTCGTCCGTTCTCACCTCGTCACCGTCTCACCCTCCGGCCTGCTCACCTGCGCGGGCGGCAAATGGACCACGTACCGCCAAATGGCCGAAGACGCCGTCGACGAAGCCATCAAGACATTCAACCTGACGCCCCAGTCCATCGCCCTCCCCGACCTCAGCGGCTACAACCTCCCcggcaccatcaccaacggcaAATGCAAGACGCTGACCACACCCGTCCTCGGCTCCCACGGCTACTCTACCGCCCTGCCCTCGCAGCTCATGGAGTCGTACCCCCTCGACGCCGACATCGCGCACCACCTCGCCACCAACTACGGCGATCGGGCGTGGGCCGTCCTCGCTGCTTCTCCCTCCGTCACCCGTCTGGCCCCCTCGTTTCCCTTTATCGAGTCGGAGCTTCGTCATGCTGTTCGCTCAGAGGCGGCGTGCACGGCAGCGGATGTCATTTCCCGAAGAACGAGACTTGCCTTtttggatgtggatgttgcgCTGCATGCGCTGCCGCGGGTGATTGACGTTATGGGCGAGGAGTTGCAGTGGTCGGAGGGCAGGAAGCAGCGCGAGTGGAGGGACACGGTGCAGTTTATGAAGTCGATGGGTTTGGATGAGGATAAGTTGACGGTGACGAGGGAGGAGGTCCTGAATGGGCAGGTTAGGGCGCGGAGGACGCTGGGCGGGAAAGAGACAGCCAAGGAGGGGATTCAGATTCCGTTGGGGCGGGAgttggaagctggtgctATGAGGAATGCTGCGTGA
- a CDS encoding aquaglyceroporin (similar to Cordyceps militaris CM01 XP_006666954.1) gives MSILPPTQDSVSDSSIDKTVPVYKVDMGGSVIHDEPAPGSDMIPAEEQPRWPKIRSIWQDAFSEFLGTMVLILFGAGSVAQVVLSKGEKGDYQSISWGWGIGVMFGVYVGGKSGGHINPAVTLANCVYRGHPWRKFPVYALAQLLGAMMGAAIIYGNYRSAIDNFEGGTGIRTVSGPNATAGVFCTYPAAFMTRTGMFFSEFVASTILQFVIFAMADNSNIGAGPLMPLGLFFLIFGIGACFGWETGYAINLARDFGPRLVTYMIGYGTEVFSFGGYYFWIPMVAPFLGCLAGGGLYDLFIYTGDSPINTPYMGFNRLFKPRRSVWSNTYNKSPESKV, from the exons ATGTCCATTCTCCCGCCGACTCAGGATTCAGTGTCAGACTCATCCATTGACAAAACTGTACCCGTCTACAAGGTCGACATGGGAGGTTCTGTCATTCACGATGAGCCAGCCCCGGGATCTGATATGATCCCCGCTGAGGAACAGCCTCGATGGCCCAAGATTCGATCTATTTGGCAAGATGCCTTTTCTGAGTTCCTGGGAACCATGGTTCTCATTTTGTTTGGTGCCGGCTCCGTTGCGCAGGTCGTTCTGAGCAAAGGCGAAAAGGGTGACTACCAGAGTATTTCATGGGGCTGGGG AATTGGCGTCATGTTTGGTGTCTACGTCGGtggcaagtctggtggccaCATCAACCCTGCTGTAACTTTGGCCAACTGTGTCTATCGTGGACATCCCTGGCGCAAATTCCCCGTCTACGCTCTGGCTCAACTCCTCGGTGCCATGATGGGAGCCGCCATCATCTACGGCAACTATCGCTCCGCCATCGACAACTTTGAGGGCGGCACCGGCATTCGCACAGTCTCTGGCCCCAATGCCACCGCCGGTGTCTTTTGCACATACCCCGCCGCTTTCATGACCCGAACTGGCATGTTCTTTTCCGAATTCGTTGCCAGCACGATTCTCCAGTTTGTCATTTTCGCCATGGCAGATAACAGCAACATTGGCGCTGGTCCTCTGATGCCTCTCGgactcttcttcctcatctttGGTATTGGTGCTTGCTTCGGTTGGGAAACTGGCTATGCCATCAACCTGGCTCGTGACTTTGGTCCTCGTCTCGTTACCTACATGATTGGTTATGGCACTGAAGTCTTTTCATTTGGAGGCTACTACTTTTGG ATCCCCATGGTCGCTCCTTTCCTTGGTTGccttgctggcggcggcctcTACGATCTCTTCATCTACACTGGCGATTCGCCCATCAACACGCCCTACATGGGATTCAACCGACTTTTCAAGCCCCGCCGCAGCGTATGGTCCAACACGTACAACAAGTCTCCCGAGTCTAAAGTATAG
- a CDS encoding glycerol kinase 2 (similar to Aspergillus terreus NIH2624 XP_001213103.1), with protein sequence MSPSTSTTFIGAIDQGTTSTRFLIFNKSGEVVALHQIEFKQIYPNPGWHEHDPEELISSVEHCIDGAVKKFETQGHSRDQIVAVGITNQRETTVVWDKTTGKALYNAIVWTDTRNVEIVRRLKTRIGSGELTDRCGLPLSTYSSVGRLLWLLENVPEVKDTYEKGNLAFGTVDSWLAYKLNGGTARNVHVSDPSNASRTMFMNIHTLEYDAELIDWFRIDRKKVALPKIVRSADAEAYGSLATTSLKGIKIMGCLGDQSAALVGQKGFKPGLAKNTYGTGCFLLYNVGEKPVISTHGLLSTVAFDFGEGKTMYALEGSIAVAGSSVKFLVDNFGFIESSSKLSALAETVEDNGGCTFVTAFSGLFAPYWIDDARGTIFGITAYTQRGHIARATLEATCFQTKAILDAMAKDSGKKLSELAVDGGMCNADLIMQTQSDIIGIPVNRPAMRETTALGAAIAAGFAAGVWESFDDLKDVNTEGQTVFKPQITASDANKRFERWEKAVQMSKGWST encoded by the exons ATGTCTCCCAGCACCTCCACAACCTtcattggtgccattgaccagggcaccaccagcacccgattcctcatcttcaacaagagTGGTGAAGTTGTAGCGCTTCACCAGATCGAGTTCAAGCAGATTTATCCTAACCCTGG CTGGCACGAGCACGACCCCGAAGAGCTCATCTCCTCTGTTGAGCACTGCATCGATGGAGCCGTCAAGAAGTTTGAGACTCAGGGCCATTCCCGTGACCAGATCGTAGCCGTCGGTATTACCAACCAGCGTGAGACCACCGTAGTGTGGGACAAGACCACTGGAAAGGCCTTGTATAACGCCATTGTTTGGACCGATACACGAAACGTTGAGATTGTTCGCCGTCTCAAGACCCGCATCGGATCTGGAGAGCTCACAGACCGCTGTGGTCTTCCTCTTTCCACGTACTCGTCTGTCGGAAGACTTCTGTGGCTTCTAGAAAATGTTCCCGAGGTCAAGGATACCTATGAAAAAGGTAACCTGGCATTTGGTACTGTCGACTCTTGGCTGGCGTACAAGCTGAACGGTGGCACCGCTCGCAACGTTCACGTATCCGATCCTTCCAATGCCTCACGAACCATGTTCATGAACATTCACACTCTTGAATATGATGCCGAGCTCATTGATTGGTTCCGAATCGACCGCAAGAAGGTCGCCTTGCCCAAGATTGTGCGCTCCGCCGATGCGGAAGCTTATGGCTCGCTTGCTACCACCAGCCTGAAGGGCATCAAGATCATGGGATGCCTTGGCGACCAGTCTGCCGCTTTGGTTGGTCAAAAGGGCTTCaagcctggtctggccaagaaCACTTACGGCACCGGCTGCTTCTTGCTCTACAACGTTGGTGAGAAGCCCGTCATCTCCACTCATGGACTTCTGTCGACTGTGGCTTTCGATTTTGGAGAGGGCAAGACCATGTATGCCCTCGAGGGCAGCATTGCGGTTGCTGGCTCTAGTGTCAAGTTCCTTGTGGACAACTTTGGCTTCATTGAATCGTCGTCCAAGTTGAGCGCTCTGGCTGAGACCGTTGAAGACAATGGTGGCTGCACTTTCGTCACCGCCTTCAGTGGCCTTTTCGCTCCTTACTGGATCGATGATGCCAGAGGCACCATTTTCGGCATCACTGCCTATACCCAGCGTGGGCACATTGCCCGCGCCACTCTTGAGGCTACCTGCTTCCAGACCAAGGCTATtctcgatgccatggccaaggacagTGGCAAGAAGCTCTCTGAGCTTGCTGTCGATGGCGGCATGTGCAATGCTGACCTTATCATGCAG ACGCAATCCGACATCATTGGTATTCCCGTCAACCGACCCGCCATGCGTGAGACCACTGCCCTGggtgctgccattgctgccggTTTTGCCGCTGGCGTTTGGGAGTCCTTTGACGACCTGAAGGATGTCAACACCGAAGGCCAGACCGTTTTCAAGCCCCAGATTACAGCCTCAGATGCGAACAAGAGATTTGAGCGCTGGGAGAAGGCCGTTCAGATGAGCAAGGGCTGGTCCACCTAA